From Oryzias latipes chromosome 18, ASM223467v1:
GGCTTGAGGCAAAACTTCCGAGAAAACAATTGTAAATTTTTGTCAATTTGTGGTCGATTCTGGCAGAAATGAACACTGACcactaaacaaaaacattggagAAACTGTCCGTCTTCCTATATTTGAGTTCTTTTACATCATCACTTAACCACAATCTCTGAGCTAATCAAAACGACTTCTGCAAtcagggttagggttaaaaaatacagaaaaaaatcattttttctgtattttaaaaaactatatttaCCCCTGTTGCTCTTTTTGTACCAGTCTGTATTTATATCCACCATATGAACATCTATTTGTGGTTTGCGGTATCTAAGTGTGTCAGTGGAGCCAGAACTTCACATTTACAGCCTCTGTTCAGTGTTTTTAGAGCTGTTCTGGCCGCTCATTTTAGGGGGTTAAAATGGCTCTGAATGAATTGTATTCATGtatatgcaaaaagaaaaagggatagaactgatggaggaaaaaaatcactaaacaaaatatttttgtgctgcttcctttaaaaaaaaagtttttttgcacTTTGAGCTCATATCTTTAAATAAATCACCCTGACAATATAAAGCTTTGTGATAACCTCACCTTTTATTGCTATAAACCATGAAGTTACTGTAAGTTTGTAAACAGTTACAGTTCTGTTGAATGTAAGTAAACTTTACAGCTGCATGGTCTTACTTAAAAGGGACTCAAACTTTTCTGCAGCCAATATCTTCATTATTAAACATGCgcaatatttataaaatgtatagTGAAGTAAGACATTTTCTCCCCCTCCCAAGAATCAAGTTACCTTTAGTGGATTCATGGTAGCATGCTTTGATGGTGGAAGGAACAATAAAAGTTAGATGCCAtaaaagaagaagcagcaggcgcacaaactgcaacaaaaatggaaagtacaaaaataaaactaaactacTACAtctagcattaaaaaaaaaaggtgatttgttgtaaatatgcaaatattttagaatccaaaaaaagaaagtcggcgaaaattgcaataaatggttcccttaaatgtgctaaaacaatcttatggcaggtTGAAGTATTTAACACATCAAACAAtgcctttctgcatttgaccaatcggatggactcttttacatcattgaccaatcagatggggccctttgatgttagatgccgacctcctatgtagaccagggtcatttggagtgtaatttaatttatgataaatcttatttaaataaaactgtagcatcgaaatggaaatgatttatttagttgttttgctatttgtttatgtatcgcaagttgtatcgtcatcgcaatattgatcactaatctCTGTGAGAGCgtaaaaaagagggaaaagtgttcatgtctgtctgacaaAAGTGGATACGTGTGTAGCGAGGAGTTTTAtggccttaaaacatctatatttgtgttttttaaagttgaccAATTTGTGGGTTTTGTCTATGgtaggttatttttagaatgtaactccTACGATAAACGAAGGACTGAAAAATACTGAAAACCTCCTCCTAGAAACTTCCTAGAAGTACAAATAGAATTAAGAGTTTtgacatttgttaaaaaataacaatattaaCTCAGTTTGTAAAATCCCTTTTAAAAGTAAAgagaaattatatatatatatatatatatatatatatatatatatatatataatatatatattatatatatatatatataatatatatataatatatatattatatatatatatatatattgcaatACAATACAATGGAGGTACTGACCACTTAGGGTAATCCGGAGGCTTTTAAAAACTAGATTAAAAGTCTCATCCTGTTTGTTGCTCATTGGTTGATGATTGGAGTTCAATGTCTACTTCGGGCTTCAGCTTCCACATTTAGAGGTGTTGGAACGCCATCTTCACGGTGCCCTAACCTGACTTAGCTGTATTCACTAAAAATGATTAGTACGGAAACTTGGTGCCAACTGGTACCGGTACCAATGTATATGGTAACGTTAATCACCTATTTAGTCAACATGATGTAAACTGTATGAATCTGTCTGAAGGTGATGGCGTGTTGGGACAAATACGGCACACTTGTAAACTTCATTGAATAAAGGAATCCTTTAGTCTTCAGAGGAGGCCTTAAAGGCCAAGAGTAGGATAGTTTGGACTGGTTTCCAACCTATGGGGTTATATAAGAATAGGTGTGAGTGGGTGGAGCTTCATTGAACCAAGCAAAAGTTTTGCTGTACATGGTGTAAAATTCCAATTCAGCTACCTTATGGATAACAGTGGCGTGCACAACGCTCCGAGAAAAGACCGTTGTCACGGCGATGAGCGGAGAAATGCGCGTTTACTTCAGCATGTGCGAAACGGAGACGCAGCGCTGTCAGAAGGAAATTTAGCATCCATGACACATTCACGCTCTCCTTCACCCTGTGATGctgctttaatgtttttattttattttattttaatttgcacTGGTATTTAGTTGTGAAGCACCGGTTCGAGCAACGTAACTGTTTCAAAAGTACCAGTTCTTCTCCGGATAAAATCTAAACAGAACCCGTCCCTATTCACCACAACTCCGCTGTTTTCGAGAGAAAGACCTGGGTGTTTAAAACAAACCCATTGCTTTACTCAAAGAGGACCGAGCTTGTGTAAGCAGCAGCGGCGATTCATTTGGTTGCCTGGATGTTTTGGTTTCCATGACACTTTCTGGAAGTATCTCCAAGCATCTGCACAACTTAAGGAGCAGCTGTTTTAAGAGCCGCACCAAAAAAAAGGCTTCCTACGTGGAGGGAAAAAGTCTCCTGTGAGCTGCAAAAACACTGAAGCATCACATTTAGATCCACAAgaaattttggtgttttttttgtatttagtaAAGGAACACCGCTGTGAAGTTCTGTCTGCTCGCTGGGCTGTAACGCATTGATTTGATCCGTCTGGGACTTTTCAGTTTGACGGTTTGCAGTAAAAACCTCAGATTCCCTTAAATGTCCTCTTTGGTTGACCGcctaaaccaaaacaaagccaAAGGAGTTTGTTTAAAGagccacttcgatcatcttaaGATCTATTTAAatagcgttcccagtggtcttttaattataattatgccgaCTTAATCTCAAAAACCcgttttgttttcttggacatagtttcctgcaaagcggcaggagtttttACTAAATTATTGTTGGTGCCGAGCAACCCTGCCCCTCTGCCTGTCACCCatagctgagagctctctgtttacaggctGGTTTACAGTCCTTTGAAGGTTCAAGCTGTTGACTGAGGTGACTCTGGTGAAATTCCCccattaaaatgtcaaaaatttgCGCTCTTTATAAGCATTCTCCAAGCAGTTTCTTTGAAAGCAGAAGAGAAGCAGGATTTAGTATTTATTTCACTACTTCTTTGTCGCTGTTGACATCTATGATTTTTCCCCCAACCTGTTTTGCTGTGACTGCTTATCTACGACACAACTTCCAAACTTTTGAGGAGGAGCCCCTGAAGAAGCACAGCTGTTTGAGTGCATTTATGTGTAACACCGTCAAAGaggtgtttaattttttatcgGGAATGGTTTCTTTAGCACAGCGTCAGTCACCTGAAACTTACCTGCTGAAGATgataaaaataccttttttatacaaaaaaaaaaattaaatggcgcaaaaataaatcataaatggtAAGAACAATAAAGTATTCTAATTGTAAACTCAAATTAAAACACGTTGAGAAAACAAGGATGCaatggggcgggggggggggcggtgttACGTTCTTGCATCGCTTGCATATCTCAAATCACGTAAAGGAAGCCTAATAAGTATGGCTAATTTAACGCAAACGTTAGCCTTTTAACTAGCTAAACAGGACAAAATGCTTGTAATTGGCGAGTGGTAATTTTTGCCGGGTGCTAGCTACTTTTGTTGCCCGTGCTAAACCCTGTATTTTGCGTACTATAGAATGCACCAGTTTATAAGGCGCACCgtgaaaaggtattttttttttttttgtttttttttttacctatgtCATTGTAAGGCGCACTGAAcaacaagagtcagagataCGTCAGACTAACTGAATTCACAGTGACTCTAAAACTTGtctgtaacacgctacacgttagcgcGTTCATAATACCTGTAACCCTAAGCcctaactaataaaaaaacaagaaaatgctgGACTATGTAGTGTCCTGGATTTGATATGAGCTTTTTTGCGCCGACCATTTATCAGTTAAGTGTCTTGTGcagataaaaatgttaatggtttactaaaaaatacattcaaaaaaatttttttttgcaaaatttgttctgacgcaatgcattgtggtctgtatttgacaatctagtgagcatcgatacacactggtttttcgcagagacttctgggaaatttctagggcactcgattttggaattgcagaTTAGGACAGCACTGcaaaatggtgaacgcactgtatagtgagtagggaaggaattagGACACAACCTGATatagctaaaacaaacgttaatGCGGCTATGCTAACTCTCTACCTTGTTTGTAGCACAcacaaaacagactgataccccTAAAACAAACGTCACTATGACTTTGCTAACTCGCAACTTTATTAGTAAtggttaaaaagaaatcagTTCGACACCACAACGCATTAGCCGTCTTTGCgtgttcacaataacacccgACCTTGTTTGTAGCACGCAAAGAACAGACTGATGTCGCTAAAACACACTCTACTGTCACTATGCTAACTCCCGATCTTGTTAGTAatggttaaacaaaaaaaccccaaaaaacattGACACCACTACACATTAGCCGTGTTAGCAGACTCACAAttacacccaaccttgtttgcaacacgttaGAAAACAAACTCGCACTTTGGACGCCCTGTCCCTCTCAAACTTTTTTCAGTATCGGTAAACACAGCCAGAATTAATCCATTTTTAAGACACTCCGAATTATAAGATACACCgtggtttttaaaggaaggctttaGGGGTGGGAAACACAGTACGAgtcctctgtcatcagaaaaatgcaacaggaATGTGGTTAAACGCCCTTTTCATTGGAATGCgtctttaaaagtgaactttaaaAAGTTGTGTCTTTCTTCCTAAAAGGTTTCCTTTTTCCCGCAGTGGTGCAAAGGGAGGAGGACCGGACTGAACGGAGTTACCTGGAGGTTCTCCATCCATCTACATATCAGCAGGAGTGGGAGAGGAGGACTTTGGGCGGGGGAACGAGGCAGAGCGGAGGAGCGAGTCGCGTCTGCTTTTGGCAGCTGTTTCAGCAGCCGCTCggctgttgttgtttgttttttgttttgttccagcgtcgctttttctgtttgtatttttaatgtgaCACTGCTGTAAGACAAATAGAACAAAATCATTATTTCAAGAgtattttaggtgttttttttttttccttttttcaatcgTTGATTTCcagagattttttgttttgtttttgtttcttttgttctattttaaattctttttgtgGCTGTGAGAAGGAGCTTCCATTCGGCTACAGCTAGCATAGCTGGGAGCCCTTCCTTAACCGCGTTAGGTTCCGATAACCTGGGATTCCTCAAGCACCTGAAACTGGCAGCTATTCTCTTTGTATCGGTGTGTTTGGGGAGCTCTGTGACCACAGCTTAAGCACCACTCAGCCTTTCTAGTCACCTAAGCCTAACTAAAGCCAGCCAGCTCTAGCCCGGTCCAGCCCAGTCCAGCCTGCTCCGATTATCTGGACAGGGTAAGAAGGGTCACTTCAGCCCCTCCTGACGCAGGAAGCGTCCACGCAGAAGCTGAACGCCGTGTCGTTGTTTCCACAGATACTCAGTTCTCATTGGACGGGAGGAATATGACTGCTGAGACTCTTAACTTCGGCCCAGAATGGTGAGCCCtcccttttttctctcctgTTGTCACCAACGTCTGCTTCACCTGACCCAGAATTCCCATTTCTTCcgttctttttaaatatttttttccggGTTTTCACTGATGATTAGTTCACTGCTCGTCCCTGAGTGACGTGAAACCACTTCCTGTTCATTTATTCTAATGTTCAGCGTGAAACGAGTTGCCATTTTGCTGCGATTATGGTTTAAATTAGTTCATATGTTACCAACACAGGTTTTCAGGCGCTCTTAAATGCATTATTGGAACACAAATACAAGTTTGTCAGAGgctttggtttaaaaaagaaaatgtattaaaaatcaATACAGGAGACAAATTGCTCTTTTTGTAGATTACACCAattttttatccaaatgtttatttgtgtaAAATCTTTTTGTCAACAACAGTTTTGATTTTTGCGGCTACATTTCACGGTTGTGTGATTAGAAATGTTATCTCAATGTCTGTAAGCGTGGAAATAGTAATAAATCCAGATTTTATTCAGACGCCTTTCATGGCGCTCGAGGTTAAGGTTGACTCAAAAAAATTGAGTTTGAAGCCTTGATTTAAATCGTCGACCATATGAGAACCGGACTGGGTGGCCCCTCCCCCATGGCGTTCCAAACTGGAAGTACCcgttggctccaagaagccaaaatccccaaAACTCCCACTTGTAATTCTATGAAATCCAAAACGAGTGGCCTTTGAACGAAGTACAgtcaggttgaactttgaccaatcagggactcgggtTTGGCAGTGATGTACGGGGggcatcccttttttttaattttattcatggAAGTACCAGTTGCTTAGAAATGGATCATCAATGAGAAATGAAGAATTTCCATTTGTGTCCGCAGCTCCCCGCTGCTAGAACGTTCATCTGTTCCACTTGACCTTTGGCTCCTCCCCTTCTCCTTCTGAGGGGGCTCTTGAAACCGTTGCTCCCTGAAAGATGTTGAAGAGCATCCAGAACCCACGTTCTGCAGCCGTTTTCTCAGTTTAAGGCCATCATAACGGTCAGATGCAGCGGTTGGCTTCAAGCTAAGCAGCTAACCATGTGACCAGCAAATCCCTGCAGCGGTCTAAATGCCAGCCGCAGTAAAGCTGAACGCCTCACTGAAGCCGCTTTTTGCACTTCCTCTTTCAAAGACTCAGAATGGAAGGTGTTGCTGCAGCATCGTCtccctctgcttttttttttcttcggtGGATGTTTGCACAGCCATTATCGGGGGCGTTGGCTCCACTCTGGTAGCTGCTGGCCTCTGACGGCTCTGTGCATTCTTGGTCGTCCGCCAGCCTCGCCGAatatttccctctttttttttccacatctgcagctgctttcctGTCTCTGTTGTCACAGAGCGAGCGAGCGCACGCCAGAGCGGGCGCGTTTACGAGCGCCGGCATCAGAAAGAAGGGAGCGAGCGTCTGTTTGGTGGAAGCAGATTTACAGAGATGTGGAGTTGTGTAGACGCGTGAGCCAAACGTCAACGTTGGAAGCACAGAAGCGTTTCTGGGCCGCATATGGTTTTGATGTGGGGCCGAGAATCAATGACACACTTTGTGCGGCTTCGTGAAAGGAGCCATTGTTGGCGGTCGGGCTTCACGACCTGCAccgactttttaaaatgaaatcttgACATTGAGAAGCTGGAGACTCTATCAAAGTCTGACAAACCTTCAGTTTCTGAGctggattctgtttttttattgtttttttttgttaaaatgtcgTAGGTAACCCGATATGCACTTTCAGGATAGCCTCCAAGAAAACCCGATGCTTGCTCTAAATGTCCTGCTTTCCTCTCCCAGGCTCCGTGCACTGTCCAGTGGGGGGAGTGTGACGtctccccccccttcccccgcCATGCCAAAGTACAAGCTGGCCGAGTACCGCTACGGCCGAGAGGAGATGTTAGCACTTTATGTCAAAGACGACAAGGTGAGCCGAGAAACAAAACCCCAATTATTTCGGCCCTTTTCCTTTGGTTTCTTGAAGCTGCGTCGTGGATTTAAACGACGATTCCTGGATAAACGAGAACCTTCAACTTGTTATAACAAACGACTagctacaacaaaaaaatctccTGTTAGGACTTGGTGGAGATAAAGATGAAAAGAACGTTTGGATGCATGActgtttattgttatttttagacGATTGTCGTCTCCATCTTAGCAGGAAAGGACAGCTGtgatatatgtgtatgtatatgagATAGGTGTGTGGGGGTcaaaaataagatatttttttcGTTTATTTCattcaacctttatttaaccaggaaggTCCCTTTCAGAGTAAGAGTcgtggccaagaggcagcaatttcaaaacaaaaccgataacaataaaattaaattacatcaCATGaaatttctagttttttttttttttttcaacaagccCCCAGTGGCTGCTTGGTGTACTGCCCCTTGGCTTTTTTTAAGGGGCTTCAATACGGAAGTTAAATAATTGACGTTTGTGCAAATGGAGATGAACTATTAAGACACTTTTTCTGCCCAAAAGTAAATTTCTAACTGAGCTACCGACTCAGTTAAAAGCTGCATAATCATAACGTGAAACACCGCTGGAAATAACtctacaatagaaaaaaaaaaagaactagcGGATACTAGGGTTGTGCCGTTTATACTGGATGAGTCAtcatttgggaaataaaataagtggagtaataaaagtaaataacgaataataattatataataaaatagtagtaataaaattaaattctgCAAAAGTCGTCAACTCCCAACTTAAGGGGCATCGCCCAACCGTATGGCTGAAACACAAAGATCATgataactgtttaaaaaaaaaattttttttgtggttgtttcTTTTAGaggcttttaacttgaaaggtTAACCGCAGCTCCTGGTTTTCTCAGGTCCCAGAGGACATGCAGGATAAGGAGTTTGCTGCTATTCTGCAGAATGACCCCATGCAGCCGCTGGCACTGGTGCCTCTCACGGAGGAAGAGCAGGTTggcatcacttttttttttttttttactgccttTCGTTTGCAGTAAACAGCCGCTCGGTTCTGCAGAAAGCTGCCCCGCTGGATGTTTCCTCGCATTTCTCACATTCCTTCCTCCGCTCTGTGCAGAGGAACTTCTCCATGTCTGTGAACAGTGTGGCGGTGCTGAGGCTCATGGGAAAAGGTGTGGGAGGGGCCTCCCCCGCTGGAGTGGCCCGTGGACGAGGGGCCACACGGGGCGGACGAGGTAAAAGAGAAACCTGCcagaaaataatcaaatacAACAACCGAGGCTTTTAATCTGAAAGGTCATTGggtttcttagaaaaaaaacaacaacaaaaacatgcttttattcttttgaaaGTCAGTCTAGGGATtcaaaaaactgtctttttttccatctaaaTCAGGGTTCTGCAACATTTTGTGCtccaaatttttttcttttcagccaAAGTTTCTCAAATTGAGGAAAGTGACCTCCTTAACCCtctaaatgtgaaaataaaagctccCCGTCCGTGTTTCCGGACAGGTCGAGGTCGTGGAGAAGGTGGATTCTACCAAAGAAGTATTGAAGAAACGGAGGTGGGCTTCAGTCGCGGCGTCCGTGAGATTCACCGCAGTCAAAGCTGGGACGACCGGTAAGACGACGGCGCCCTCAGACTTTCTTGTGCCGCTCACAGTCCTCCTTTGTCGTTCAGTCCGTCTTTCCGTAAACTCGtcctttgtgtttctgttttctacGTTTAACTTCCTGTCCGCCTCCCGCCTCCCGCTCTTTCCTCAGAGGGAACGCTCGGTTTGAGAAGCCTCTGCGACGAGAGGCGGGGCGTCCCGGCTTTGAGGAAGCTGGAGGTCCCGGGGCTCCGGGGAGGAAGGACTACACCAGAGCCGACAGCGATAACTGGCGCACCCTCCGGGAAGaacaggaggaagaagagggggAGCCGGGCACCAACTGGAGGCACGGCGTGCCCCGCAGGGACGGTACGACCAGACCATATCTGACATTAATGCGTGTTTCTGTGCTACTAAAAACCGCCACGATCAGAAATGCACGAATATTCACAGAAATTCAGTAAATTACCAAAGGTTTGAGTCCGGGTAAACGATCTTTGAGCTGAGGGAGTTCCATGTCCTCCTCAGATGGCGGTCCGCGCTCAGCAGGCTGGCGGGACCACAGCGGCCCGGGTGAAGGTCGCAGGAGGAAGTTCGACTTCGACTTCCGGGACTCCGACGGTCACGTTGCTGGGCGCCGGCGAGCGGGCAGCGAGGGACTCGAGGACGACAGGGACGGTCTGCCCGAGTGGTGTACGGAGGACGCGGAGGAGGACGGAGAGATGGGCACCTTTGACTCCTCGGGGGCTTTTATGTCCATTAAGGTATTAACGATGCGCGCTCCGGTGAAAACGtcgtttttaacaggttcttgtggtttccttctgatgatggatgaagaaaattgaactgaaatttgcatttctaagtatttattcattgcaattgttgtgaaccaggagcagacgaaaaaatgagGTTTGGAAATGATCGTAGTTGCGACGTAGAAATTACGCTGGGCGGGGCAGCCGCTCCATTCTGTACATGCTGATGATctatgcttgtttttgtccagataaagtttgttttaaagaagccagcgcctTGATTTAGAACATTTAAGAtgtgtgaccggaacttcttctTCAGGCGTGCATCATCAGCGTAgattatgactttttaaaacaaacccaGCAGTAGAGGTAAAATCTTAAGCCTGACCCCCCGGAttttttaggcccgatcttacctctacccagcagccaatcggaATCAAGAATTCACCCGGGGCCATGGCGTAAATCCGCCTTGCGATTGTAACGtcaacatttaaggtaaccatttatcgcaattGCTGATGGCTGATTTTGCGATAAATTTGCGACTTACTGTGCAGGCTTAGTTTGGAGGTGTAAGTCGGCGggagagcttgtaaacagagagctctcatcaaCGAAGAGGGGAAGGAGGGTGGGCTTGGTCCTTGCCCACAGCTGTGaattttcattgcagttctACAGAAACGGTCCTAGAAAACGGCGGagggttttttgattttgacaaaaAGAATCCTGGCTGAACGGAAACGTGCTTCAAATTGATTAAAAGAAGGTCTTCAGTGGCGTAAAGGCTTCCGTCTTCGGTGTTTTTTTATGCGAAGCATCGTTTAGAATCACCTGTGTGGATTTGTTTACTCAACAGAAAGGCGGTAAGGAGACAATCCTGGAGGACGAGTTTGAGTTTAAGGGCatcgaagaggaggaggaggaggaagaggaggagatttTGCCAGAGGCAGAGAAGAACAACACAGAAGGAGAGAAAGACAAAGGTAAATATTCTTCTCCGATCGTTGGCAGCATGTTTAAACGCAGACGTTTGATCTCAGACTGTGGTTCCTCTCACAGCGGTTCCTCAGTTTTCCCTCCCGGAGAGTAAAGATGTCTCATCCGCCTTGGTGGACGACAAGGCAAAGCCGGTTgccgtctcctcctcctcctcctcttcctctctcccGACTCACTGCGCTCCTCCGTCTCTGGAGCCTCAGCCGGTGGCTCAGGTGGTGGAAAACACTCAGCTGAGCATCAGCCACTCTATCAAGAGCAACAGCACACCTCATGAGGGTAAGTTCCCAGCATTCTTTGCtcctttgttttgaaaaactaGCTATTTAGCCTGGTAGAAGCGGCAAACAATGTAAGCTATCGAAGACGTGTCGTGATGTTTCAGGGCTTTTGGAAATTAAACCGGAAAACGTTttgcattacattttaaatctttACGATGCTTCTGTGGGTCTGTGCAACCTCCGTTTAACTTTTTATGCCATTCCGTCAAATACAGAAGCGGAGGAAAgtagctttgcgctgatatgcaacagtTTAGTTTGTGCACACTGGACTAATAATGTCACTAtactaaagtgttgcatatcagcgcaaatgtGCTTTTCTAAGCTTTAGAATCCATTAGaatgacatcatcatcaaaaaatcatttttactgtTAAGTGTTGTTGCTGCCCTTCATGAAGAAGCAACAACAAATTCCAGAGACACCGTTCTGTCTGTGAAaagtaaactgcatccactgcagtCTGGTGTTAACGGCTTAGGGAACTGAAAACAaccgtttgttttgtttttcgaCCGCTCTTTAGCGTTTACTCTTTAACCCTTTTAAAACCCGACAGCTAATTTGTTGTATCAGATTGAAACAGGAGGAAGCGAGTCGATAAAGCCGGGAAGCAAAGACATTCTTTGAACTACCGTGTTTAGAAAAATAGCAAATCGTTGTTGTTTTAACATTAAGACCTCAGGAATGCTTGATGATGAGAGGTTTTATGTCCACTTACATCATCAGGTTAGCAGTAGAAGTCATCTTGTGTCGCTTGCGTTTCAGACTTGGCTCCCATTGGGATCTCCAAGCCCCAGCTGAGTCCTGGCTCCTCctcgccctcctcctcctcgtcgtcCTCTGGTCTGCGTCCTCcagctccctcctcctcctcctcctcctcctctgctgctgctgctcctctccttcctccttcaGGAGGAGACGCTGAGGACGATGACGGCATGAAACACCTGCAGCAGGTACACACTGGCAGTCGGCGGAACGGCTGTTTGTGCTGACTCATCGCTTCTGTAGCTTCAGAATTTTGACCTTTTTCGGGGGTTTTTTTGGTCGAAACCGATGCGATGAAAGTGGTTTGTTTTCAAAGCAAAACTTCCCGATGATTGTGTTGCTGTGCGCTACGTTTGCGTAGGAGGCGGAGAAGATGGTGGCGTCGCTGCAGGACACCTCTTTGGAGGAGGAATGCTTCACCCAggcgctgcagcagcaggagagcaGGAACACGGCGGCCGCTCTTCCGCTGAGTCACGAGGCGGCCATGAAGTGGTTCTACAAAGACCCGCAGGGGGAAATCCAGGGTACGCTCAATCATTAGCACACATGCTCACACGCACGCCTGCACCGCGCCGCAGCTAACGCCCCCACCTCCAAACCAGGTCCCTTCACCACGGTGGAGATGTGCGAGTGGTTCCAGGCCGGCTACTTCACCATGAGCCTGCTGGTGAAGCGGGGCTGCGACGAGGGCTTTCAGCCTTTGGGGGACGTCATAAAGATGTGGGGCCGCGTGCCCTTCGCCCCCGGGCCCTCCCCGCCTCCCCTGCTGGTGAGACAGCTCCCACCAACGCAGCGCCCGCAGCCCAACCGGGGGCCCGCCGGGACTGTGAGTCACAGCTCAGCCAACCTGGAGGGTttctgaggggaggggggaggggagggggtgtttgtttaataaaataaaagtcttaaaGCTAATATTTGTTATTGAG
This genomic window contains:
- the gigyf1 gene encoding GRB10-interacting GYF protein 1 isoform X2 yields the protein MTAETLNFGPEWLRALSSGGSVTSPPPSPAMPKYKLAEYRYGREEMLALYVKDDKVPEDMQDKEFAAILQNDPMQPLALVPLTEEEQRNFSMSVNSVAVLRLMGKGVGGASPAGVARGRGATRGGRGRGRGEGGFYQRSIEETEVGFSRGVREIHRSQSWDDRGNARFEKPLRREAGRPGFEEAGGPGAPGRKDYTRADSDNWRTLREEQEEEEGEPGTNWRHGVPRRDDGGPRSAGWRDHSGPGEGRRRKFDFDFRDSDGHVAGRRRAGSEGLEDDRDGLPEWCTEDAEEDGEMGTFDSSGAFMSIKKGGKETILEDEFEFKGIEEEEEEEEEEILPEAEKNNTEGEKDKAVPQFSLPESKDVSSALVDDKAKPVAVSSSSSSSSLPTHCAPPSLEPQPVAQVVENTQLSISHSIKSNSTPHEDLAPIGISKPQLSPGSSSPSSSSSSSGLRPPAPSSSSSSSSAAAAPLLPPSGGDAEDDDGMKHLQQEAEKMVASLQDTSLEEECFTQALQQQESRNTAAALPLSHEAAMKWFYKDPQGEIQGPFTTVEMCEWFQAGYFTMSLLVKRGCDEGFQPLGDVIKMWGRVPFAPGPSPPPLLGNLDQERLKKQQEIAAAAIYQQLQQQQQLFQLINRCSEQGLMPSMNRSMSVPDTGSMWDMHTSASQPSGGEASLWDITMNSSTQGPTLEHLQKLQERRDAELRAKREEEEQRKRREEKRRQQEEQKRREEEELFRRKRQQELIMKLLQQAPQQTGAGSSNWSGGSSGLSKPGKPSALALLEMQQEAERLLKQQRVQQQRERHSGLSMGSSSMGGQWADGVGMWGALESKSGSGGSSSSMGLWDEALKNQASLRGNSNNLGLKNSRSSPSLNEQYMMRRKRTEEEEKLLKLLQGMKPQDGFTTWCEQMLHALNSSANNSSCSLDVATIVAYLKEVESPYAVLDFIRSYLGDTVEAKEFAKQFLERRAKQKANQQRQQQQQLSKDVGGLNMNFPLQDSMRGMNPSTLQSMFQANHMGKAGLYDNQGGKMKKKPPMMLHSDPSILGYSFPNTSECLSLNEMEMVEDY
- the gigyf1 gene encoding GRB10-interacting GYF protein 1 isoform X1 produces the protein MTAETLNFGPEWLRALSSGGSVTSPPPSPAMPKYKLAEYRYGREEMLALYVKDDKVPEDMQDKEFAAILQNDPMQPLALVPLTEEEQRNFSMSVNSVAVLRLMGKGVGGASPAGVARGRGATRGGRGRGRGEGGFYQRSIEETEVGFSRGVREIHRSQSWDDRGNARFEKPLRREAGRPGFEEAGGPGAPGRKDYTRADSDNWRTLREEQEEEEGEPGTNWRHGVPRRDDGGPRSAGWRDHSGPGEGRRRKFDFDFRDSDGHVAGRRRAGSEGLEDDRDGLPEWCTEDAEEDGEMGTFDSSGAFMSIKKGGKETILEDEFEFKGIEEEEEEEEEEILPEAEKNNTEGEKDKAVPQFSLPESKDVSSALVDDKAKPVAVSSSSSSSSLPTHCAPPSLEPQPVAQVVENTQLSISHSIKSNSTPHEDLAPIGISKPQLSPGSSSPSSSSSSSGLRPPAPSSSSSSSSAAAAPLLPPSGGDAEDDDGMKHLQQEAEKMVASLQDTSLEEECFTQALQQQESRNTAAALPLSHEAAMKWFYKDPQGEIQGPFTTVEMCEWFQAGYFTMSLLVKRGCDEGFQPLGDVIKMWGRVPFAPGPSPPPLLVRQLPPTQRPQPNRGPAGTGNLDQERLKKQQEIAAAAIYQQLQQQQQLFQLINRCSEQGLMPSMNRSMSVPDTGSMWDMHTSASQPSGGEASLWDITMNSSTQGPTLEHLQKLQERRDAELRAKREEEEQRKRREEKRRQQEEQKRREEEELFRRKRQQELIMKLLQQAPQQTGAGSSNWSGGSSGLSKPGKPSALALLEMQQEAERLLKQQRVQQQRERHSGLSMGSSSMGGQWADGVGMWGALESKSGSGGSSSSMGLWDEALKNQASLRGNSNNLGLKNSRSSPSLNEQYMMRRKRTEEEEKLLKLLQGMKPQDGFTTWCEQMLHALNSSANNSSCSLDVATIVAYLKEVESPYAVLDFIRSYLGDTVEAKEFAKQFLERRAKQKANQQRQQQQQLSKDVGGLNMNFPLQDSMRGMNPSTLQSMFQANHMGKAGLYDNQGGKMKKKPPMMLHSDPSILGYSFPNTSECLSLNEMEMVEDY